From one Streptomyces sp. NBC_01478 genomic stretch:
- a CDS encoding sensor histidine kinase, whose protein sequence is MDEQRVRGGGPPQWWRGGAEAPTRWPWRSTLPVTVFVLIGSNFASHSQSDRVPLDLYARVLLVGGSVLLLWRHRYPVGVAFGTVLAAVLYFGAGYAYGPVFLPVALACFSALVAGRRWAAWSALGALWASHLLVAHWLYRWLPPQHDHAMPWGRELAVATWVVAVAAVSELARTRREQWARDRAERAQAARRRADEERLRMARELHDVLAHSISVINVQAGVGLALLDSDPEQARTALTTIKAASKEALGEVRQVLDSLRTQGDAPRAPAPGLDRLPELVQQAASAGLTVEVEGTPPRLPPGTDLAAFRVVQEALTNVVRHSGSRHARVHIAHEGGALRLRIDDDGPATGADAGGSGNGLAGMRERAAALGGTIEAGPRPDGGYRVLAVLPLKVTPKEDDR, encoded by the coding sequence ATGGACGAGCAGCGCGTGCGCGGTGGGGGACCGCCCCAGTGGTGGCGCGGTGGGGCGGAGGCCCCGACGCGGTGGCCGTGGCGGTCCACGCTGCCGGTCACCGTGTTCGTGCTGATCGGCAGCAACTTCGCCTCGCACAGCCAGTCGGACCGCGTCCCGCTCGACCTCTACGCGCGCGTGCTGCTCGTCGGCGGATCGGTGCTGCTCCTGTGGCGCCACCGGTACCCCGTGGGGGTGGCCTTCGGGACCGTGCTCGCCGCCGTGCTCTACTTCGGCGCCGGATACGCGTACGGCCCCGTCTTCCTGCCCGTCGCGCTGGCCTGCTTCAGCGCGCTCGTCGCGGGACGCCGGTGGGCGGCCTGGTCCGCGCTCGGCGCGCTCTGGGCTTCGCACCTCCTGGTCGCGCACTGGCTCTACCGCTGGCTGCCCCCACAGCACGACCACGCCATGCCGTGGGGCCGTGAACTGGCCGTCGCCACCTGGGTGGTGGCCGTCGCCGCGGTCTCCGAACTGGCCCGCACCCGCCGCGAGCAGTGGGCCCGGGACCGCGCCGAGCGCGCCCAGGCGGCCCGCCGCCGCGCCGACGAGGAACGGCTGCGGATGGCCCGCGAACTGCACGACGTCCTCGCGCACAGCATCTCCGTCATCAACGTCCAGGCGGGCGTCGGCCTCGCCCTCCTGGACTCCGACCCCGAGCAGGCCCGTACGGCCCTCACCACCATCAAGGCCGCCAGCAAGGAGGCGCTCGGCGAGGTCCGGCAGGTCCTCGACAGCCTGCGCACCCAGGGCGACGCCCCGCGCGCTCCGGCCCCCGGCCTCGACCGGCTCCCCGAACTGGTGCAGCAGGCGGCGAGCGCCGGCCTCACGGTCGAGGTCGAGGGAACCCCGCCCCGCCTCCCGCCCGGCACCGACCTCGCCGCCTTCCGCGTCGTCCAGGAGGCCCTCACCAATGTCGTACGACATTCCGGTTCACGGCACGCGCGCGTGCACATCGCGCACGAGGGCGGTGCGCTACGGCTGCGCATCGACGACGACGGCCCTGCGACCGGCGCGGACGCCGGGGGCAGCGGAAACGGGCTGGCCGGGATGCGGGAGCGGGCCGCCGCGCTCGGTGGCACGATCGAGGCGGGCCCGCGCCCGGACGGCGGCTACCGGGTGCTCGCCGTACTGCCGTTGAAGGTCACGCCGAAGGAGGACGACCGGTGA
- a CDS encoding nitroreductase family deazaflavin-dependent oxidoreductase, whose product MSTHVQKPGWFTVNVFNRAVAWFTRRGLSVWGSRVLAVRGRKSGEWRTTPVNLLTVDGQQYLVAPRGHVQWTHNMRAAGGGELRLGKKVDVFTATEVTGDDKVPLLRAYLKRWKAEVGVFFGGVGPDSSDDELRRIAPDHPVFHVTVRS is encoded by the coding sequence ATGAGCACGCACGTCCAGAAGCCCGGCTGGTTCACCGTGAACGTCTTCAACCGCGCCGTCGCCTGGTTCACCCGCCGCGGACTCAGCGTCTGGGGTTCCCGGGTGCTGGCGGTCCGCGGCCGGAAGAGCGGCGAGTGGCGGACCACCCCGGTGAACCTGCTGACGGTGGACGGACAGCAGTACCTCGTCGCCCCGCGCGGGCACGTCCAGTGGACGCACAACATGCGGGCGGCGGGCGGCGGTGAGCTGCGGCTCGGCAAGAAGGTGGACGTGTTCACCGCGACCGAGGTCACCGGCGACGACAAGGTGCCGCTGCTGCGCGCCTACCTCAAGCGGTGGAAGGCCGAGGTCGGGGTGTTCTTCGGAGGAGTCGGCCCGGACTCCTCCGACGACGAGCTGCGCCGGATCGCCCCCGACCACCCGGTGTTCCACGTCACGGTCAGGAGCTGA
- a CDS encoding TetR/AcrR family transcriptional regulator has translation MSTTQGARARARIEVTAAIKDEARRQLAAEGASKLSLRAVARELGMVSSALYRYFPSRDDLLTALIIDAYDSVGETAETAHSQVADAGPLRRWIAVCEAVREWALAHPHEYALIYGSPVPGYVAPETTVPSAARVALLLIGIARDAHRGGTLTEPPLPTDLHPEAERMVADFAGDLPPGVAVALVAAWAELYGLVSFELFGQFRRVVEDREFFFRHAVRRLALGVGLADV, from the coding sequence ATGAGCACCACACAAGGCGCCCGCGCCCGAGCCAGGATCGAGGTCACCGCGGCCATCAAGGACGAGGCACGCAGACAGCTCGCCGCCGAGGGCGCCTCGAAGCTCTCGCTGCGCGCCGTGGCCCGTGAACTGGGCATGGTCTCCTCCGCCCTGTACCGGTACTTCCCCAGCCGCGACGACCTGCTGACCGCCCTCATCATCGACGCGTACGACTCGGTCGGCGAGACCGCGGAGACGGCGCACTCCCAGGTCGCGGACGCGGGCCCGCTGCGGCGCTGGATCGCCGTGTGCGAGGCGGTACGCGAGTGGGCACTTGCGCACCCGCACGAGTACGCCCTGATCTACGGCTCGCCGGTCCCGGGGTACGTCGCCCCCGAGACCACCGTCCCGTCGGCCGCGCGTGTTGCCCTTCTCCTCATCGGCATCGCGCGGGACGCCCACCGCGGCGGCACCCTGACCGAGCCTCCGTTGCCGACCGACCTCCACCCCGAGGCGGAGCGGATGGTCGCGGACTTCGCCGGGGACCTGCCGCCCGGGGTGGCCGTGGCCCTGGTCGCCGCGTGGGCCGAGTTGTACGGACTGGTCAGCTTCGAGCTTTTCGGTCAGTTCCGCCGGGTGGTGGAGGACCGTGAGTTTTTCTTCCGTCATGCGGTACGACGGCTCGCGCTTGGGGTGGGGCTCGCGGACGTGTGA